The Aurantiacibacter arachoides genome window below encodes:
- the gcvH gene encoding glycine cleavage system protein GcvH — MARYFTQEHEWLDVDGDTATVGITDHAQEQLGDIVFVEVPEAGKELTKGGEAAVVESVKAASDVYAPIAGTVTEGNAALEGDPELVNTSPEADGWFFKMTVADKGELDGLMDAEGYKSFCDSL; from the coding sequence ATGGCACGTTATTTCACCCAGGAACACGAGTGGCTCGACGTCGATGGCGACACCGCCACCGTCGGCATCACCGATCACGCGCAGGAACAGCTGGGCGACATCGTCTTCGTCGAGGTGCCCGAGGCGGGCAAGGAACTGACCAAGGGCGGCGAAGCCGCGGTGGTCGAGAGCGTGAAGGCGGCAAGCGACGTCTACGCCCCCATCGCCGGCACCGTGACCGAGGGCAATGCGGCGCTCGAAGGCGACCCCGAACTGGTCAACACCTCGCCGGAGGCCGACGGCTGGTTCTTCAAGATGACCGTGGCCGACAAGGGCGAACTCGACGGCCTGATGGACGCCGAGGGCTACAAGAGCTTCTGCGACAGCCTGTAA
- the gcvPA gene encoding aminomethyl-transferring glycine dehydrogenase subunit GcvPA translates to MRYLPLTDTDRTAMLGTIGADSIDALFADIAPAQYLDGPIEGLPLHATEMAVEKHMRALSQQNLAAGDAPFFCGAGAYRHHVPATVDHLIQRGEFLTAYTPYQPEIAQGTLQMLFEFQSQVARLYGCAVANASMYDGSTACWEAIVMAGRQTKRNRVLIDGGLHPHYVGVAQTMAKFTHAEIAYELPTLEADAGEDALIARIDEATSCVVVQYPDILGRVPDLARIADAAHAAGALLIAVNTEPVALGALEAPGNLGADIVVGEGQSIGVGLQFGGPYLGLFAVRDAKLVRQMPGRLCGETVDADGKRGFVLTLSTREQHIRREKATSNICTNSGLCALAFSIHMTLLGEKGLTGLAAENHRLACLAADKLAAVPGVEVVNTVFFNEFTLRLPIESRPLVRDLAANGVLAGVALGRLFPDAEGLAHGLVVAVTETTSEADIDALASALKEALA, encoded by the coding sequence ATGCGCTACCTCCCCCTTACCGACACCGACCGCACGGCAATGCTGGGCACGATCGGCGCTGACAGCATCGACGCCCTGTTTGCCGACATCGCGCCCGCGCAATACCTCGACGGCCCCATCGAAGGCCTGCCGCTCCACGCCACGGAAATGGCTGTCGAGAAGCACATGCGTGCGCTCTCGCAGCAGAACCTGGCAGCGGGGGATGCGCCGTTCTTCTGCGGGGCTGGGGCCTATCGCCACCATGTGCCGGCCACGGTCGATCATCTGATCCAGCGCGGCGAGTTCCTGACCGCCTACACGCCCTACCAGCCGGAAATCGCGCAGGGCACGCTGCAAATGCTGTTCGAATTCCAGAGCCAGGTCGCGCGCCTTTACGGCTGCGCGGTGGCGAACGCGAGCATGTACGACGGCTCGACCGCGTGCTGGGAAGCCATCGTGATGGCCGGGCGGCAGACCAAGCGCAACCGCGTGCTCATCGATGGCGGCCTGCATCCGCACTACGTCGGCGTGGCGCAGACAATGGCCAAGTTCACCCATGCCGAGATCGCCTATGAACTGCCTACACTGGAAGCGGACGCGGGCGAGGATGCGCTTATCGCGCGCATCGACGAAGCGACCTCGTGCGTGGTCGTGCAGTATCCCGACATCCTTGGCCGCGTGCCCGATCTCGCCCGCATTGCCGATGCGGCGCACGCGGCAGGCGCCTTGTTGATCGCGGTCAATACCGAGCCGGTGGCATTGGGCGCGCTGGAGGCTCCCGGCAATCTCGGCGCAGACATCGTGGTCGGTGAAGGCCAGTCGATCGGCGTCGGGCTGCAGTTCGGCGGGCCGTATCTCGGCCTCTTCGCCGTGCGCGATGCCAAGCTCGTGCGGCAGATGCCGGGCCGCTTGTGCGGCGAAACCGTGGATGCTGACGGCAAGCGCGGCTTCGTGCTGACGCTGTCCACCCGCGAGCAGCATATCCGCCGCGAGAAGGCGACGAGCAACATCTGCACCAACTCGGGCCTGTGCGCCCTCGCCTTCTCGATCCACATGACGCTGCTGGGTGAAAAGGGCCTGACGGGCCTCGCCGCCGAGAACCACCGCCTTGCCTGCCTCGCTGCCGACAAGCTGGCCGCGGTGCCCGGCGTCGAGGTCGTCAACACGGTGTTCTTCAACGAATTCACCTTGCGCCTCCCCATCGAGAGCCGCCCGCTGGTGCGGGATCTTGCCGCAAATGGCGTGCTTGCAGGCGTCGCGCTCGGCCGCCTCTTTCCCGATGCGGAGGGGCTGGCGCACGGCCTCGTCGTCGCCGTCACCGAAACCACGAGCGAGGCGGATATCGATGCCCTCGCCTCCGCGCTGAAGGAGGCGCTCGCATGA
- the gcvPB gene encoding aminomethyl-transferring glycine dehydrogenase subunit GcvPB, whose product MNKPINQSGWKPGTPMASQAAGAHPTVTGNKALMLEEPLIFEIGTSETTGVDLPEFGTGPKSRLGSHARKGPIGLPGLSEPETVRHYTRLSRQNYAIDLGLFPLGSCTMKHNPRLNEKVARMPGFADLHPLQPVDTVRGALGVINELAHWLITLTGMHGVAMTPKAGAHGELCGILCIRAALEARGDAREVVLVPESAHGTNPATAAFAGYKVEDIPADSEGRVDLAALKARLGPDVAGVMITNPNTCGLFERDMKAISDAVHAAGGFVYCDGANFNAIMGRVRPGDLGIDAMHINLHKTFSTPHGGGGPGSGPVVLSEALSPFGPLPFTAKMPDGTVQLVEEENADEHGHKQAFGRMTAFHGQMGMFTRALTYILSHGADGLRQASGDAVLNANYILRSLDDVLHAPFGKTGPCMHEALFGDEGFAEGMSTLDLAKGLIDEGFHPMTMYFPLVVHGAMLIEPTETESKAGIDQFVMAMRSLAERARAGDEALKAAPHHAPRARLDEALAARKPRLAWSEPEAAPGSGNYEVPGGG is encoded by the coding sequence ATGAACAAGCCGATCAACCAGAGCGGGTGGAAGCCCGGCACGCCGATGGCCTCGCAGGCTGCGGGCGCGCACCCCACCGTCACCGGCAACAAGGCGCTGATGCTGGAAGAGCCGCTGATTTTCGAGATTGGCACCAGTGAGACGACCGGCGTCGACCTGCCGGAATTTGGGACCGGTCCCAAATCGCGCCTCGGCAGCCACGCACGCAAAGGACCGATTGGCCTGCCGGGCCTTTCCGAGCCCGAGACCGTGCGTCACTACACCCGCCTCAGCCGCCAGAACTATGCCATCGACCTTGGCCTGTTCCCGCTCGGCAGCTGCACCATGAAGCACAACCCGCGTCTCAACGAGAAAGTGGCGCGCATGCCCGGCTTTGCCGACCTGCACCCGTTGCAGCCGGTCGATACCGTGCGCGGGGCGCTGGGCGTCATCAACGAACTGGCGCACTGGCTGATCACGCTGACCGGCATGCACGGCGTTGCCATGACGCCCAAGGCCGGTGCGCACGGCGAACTGTGCGGCATCCTGTGCATCCGCGCCGCGCTGGAAGCCCGCGGTGACGCGCGCGAGGTGGTCCTGGTGCCCGAGAGCGCCCACGGCACCAACCCCGCCACCGCCGCCTTTGCCGGCTACAAGGTGGAGGACATTCCCGCAGACAGCGAAGGCCGCGTGGATCTGGCGGCGCTCAAGGCCCGGCTGGGGCCGGACGTGGCGGGCGTTATGATCACCAACCCCAACACCTGCGGCCTGTTCGAGCGGGACATGAAGGCGATCTCCGACGCGGTCCACGCCGCGGGCGGCTTCGTCTACTGCGACGGGGCGAACTTCAACGCCATCATGGGCCGCGTGCGCCCGGGCGACCTCGGCATCGATGCGATGCACATCAACCTGCACAAGACCTTTTCCACGCCCCACGGCGGCGGCGGACCGGGTTCCGGCCCGGTGGTGCTGTCCGAGGCGCTGAGCCCGTTCGGCCCCCTGCCCTTCACCGCGAAAATGCCCGACGGCACGGTGCAGCTGGTCGAGGAGGAGAACGCCGACGAGCACGGTCACAAGCAGGCCTTTGGCCGCATGACCGCGTTCCACGGGCAGATGGGCATGTTCACCCGCGCGCTGACCTACATCCTCAGCCATGGCGCGGACGGCCTGCGCCAGGCGTCGGGCGACGCGGTGCTCAACGCCAACTACATCCTGCGCAGCCTGGATGACGTGCTCCACGCCCCCTTCGGCAAGACCGGCCCCTGCATGCACGAGGCATTGTTCGGCGACGAAGGCTTCGCCGAGGGCATGTCCACGCTCGACCTCGCCAAGGGCCTGATCGACGAGGGCTTCCATCCGATGACGATGTATTTCCCGCTGGTCGTCCACGGGGCCATGCTGATCGAGCCGACCGAGACCGAGAGCAAGGCCGGGATCGACCAGTTCGTGATGGCCATGCGCAGCCTTGCGGAACGGGCCCGCGCCGGTGACGAGGCGCTCAAGGCCGCGCCGCACCACGCCCCCCGTGCGCGGCTTGACGAGGCGCTGGCGGCACGCAAGCCGCGCCTCGCCTGGAGCGAGCCGGAAGCGGCGCCGGGCAGCGGCAATTACGAGGTGCCTGGCGGCGGGTGA
- a CDS encoding sugar MFS transporter — MALVPDVSSSTDPRPVAAEEDAAPVKAPGLNYFVFGLFFIFGGITSLNDVLIPKLRELFTLSYTEAMLVQFCFFGAYLLIGIPGAKLVKRIGYMRGAVAGLVTMIFGCLLFIPASQTATYALFLGALFILASGVVIVQVVANPLISLLGPPSTTHSRLTFAQAFNSLGTTVFPLVGAAIILGSLANVSADQLEGAALQAYRAAESQAIWQGYLGVAVLILLVAAAVWLFRNRLPHDATVIGEGELVSNKRYLVGLALAVAGVFLAINVNGWLGVFVILLAPTYWLYDNALLRRTRFGYGALCIFLYVGAEVSIGSIVINYLLQDSVMANGGPATAFLNRIFGAEPNAVEWMIGLYWGGAMFGRFIGSAALRLFSPGKILAFNAIGAIALILISTNTTGEVSGFTLLAVGLMNSIMFPTIFSLACERLGPRAADGSGIINVAIFGGAVVPLLYGVVADATGGNLALALAIPAICYAIIAGFGVFARRPAPIAF; from the coding sequence ATGGCCCTGGTACCCGACGTTTCCAGCAGCACCGATCCGCGTCCGGTTGCCGCAGAAGAAGATGCCGCGCCTGTAAAAGCGCCGGGTCTCAATTACTTTGTATTCGGGCTCTTTTTTATCTTCGGTGGCATCACTTCACTGAACGACGTGCTCATTCCCAAGCTACGTGAGCTGTTTACCCTGTCGTATACCGAGGCGATGCTGGTTCAATTCTGCTTTTTCGGAGCATACCTTTTGATCGGCATCCCTGGGGCGAAACTGGTCAAGCGTATCGGTTATATGCGAGGTGCTGTCGCCGGTCTGGTGACGATGATCTTCGGCTGCCTGCTGTTCATTCCTGCTAGCCAGACCGCCACGTATGCACTTTTTCTGGGCGCTCTGTTCATTCTGGCGAGCGGGGTGGTGATCGTGCAGGTCGTAGCGAACCCTCTCATCAGCCTACTTGGCCCACCATCCACAACGCACAGCCGCCTTACTTTTGCTCAGGCTTTCAATTCTTTGGGAACGACAGTCTTTCCACTCGTCGGTGCTGCAATCATTCTCGGTTCGCTGGCTAATGTAAGTGCCGACCAGTTGGAAGGCGCGGCGCTTCAGGCTTACCGGGCTGCTGAAAGCCAGGCAATCTGGCAGGGTTATTTGGGTGTTGCGGTGCTGATCTTGCTCGTTGCCGCAGCGGTCTGGCTGTTTCGCAATCGCCTTCCGCATGACGCGACCGTGATTGGCGAAGGTGAGCTTGTGTCTAATAAGCGATACTTGGTGGGTCTCGCACTTGCCGTGGCAGGTGTGTTCCTCGCCATCAATGTCAACGGTTGGCTTGGTGTATTCGTGATTCTTTTGGCACCGACCTACTGGCTCTATGACAACGCTTTGCTGCGCCGTACACGCTTTGGTTACGGCGCGTTGTGCATTTTCCTCTATGTCGGAGCGGAAGTTTCGATCGGCTCGATCGTCATCAATTACCTGCTACAGGACAGCGTGATGGCAAACGGTGGACCGGCAACAGCCTTCCTGAACCGTATCTTCGGCGCCGAACCCAATGCCGTGGAATGGATGATCGGGCTTTACTGGGGCGGCGCGATGTTCGGCCGCTTCATCGGCTCCGCCGCTTTACGGCTTTTCAGTCCGGGCAAGATCCTGGCCTTCAATGCGATTGGAGCGATTGCGCTAATCCTGATTTCAACCAATACGACGGGAGAAGTATCCGGGTTCACCCTGCTGGCTGTCGGTCTTATGAATTCGATCATGTTTCCGACGATCTTTTCCCTAGCTTGCGAGAGGCTGGGACCAAGGGCAGCCGATGGCTCTGGCATTATCAATGTCGCTATTTTTGGCGGCGCGGTAGTGCCGTTGCTCTATGGCGTGGTGGCCGATGCAACCGGCGGGAACCTGGCTCTGGCGCTGGCGATACCCGCGATCTGCTACGCCATCATTGCGGGCTTCGGCGTCTTTGCCCGCAGGCCAGCGCCGATCGCGTTCTAA
- a CDS encoding pre-peptidase C-terminal domain-containing protein, which yields MIRRASFTTAAMLAAGAALLAFVPASASQSGKPATSNSGRIAIGDGVDGRISRSNATYTVQGRAGQRLRAALSSDDFDTVLRLRGPGGFEVENDDAGGSLNSLVDAVLPVDGAYSLTVSSFNNEGSGAFRLGTMDPARPVGGIAPAIVLGQSLTGALTRSDATALSGEYVDYYAFTGRRGQAVTFDLGSDSIDTLLSVYLPDGRVESNDDLSAGENTNSRLSITLPADGTYHVAASSFGRGMTGPYAVRLSETAAGVRTVRPAGGQAQVYALTIGVADYERMSTLSRTDEDATRIAAALRNQGILAEGSANLVNADATRANVRRALDRMAAAMGPDDLLMVFYSGHGDKVEGMTTERDGSAETMELFDAALYDYELADWMADIEGRVLLVMDSCFSGGFDQIVDARDERMGVFSSDADTLSLVATENKAGGYISAIFRAALEGEADLDRDAALTAGELSEFMRMRFYRTILDNPLATDAQDFRDAMTPGWQHIVIDRGGDGMAHGQVLMTLGGGPRQVARAN from the coding sequence ATGATCAGGCGCGCTTCCTTCACCACTGCGGCGATGCTGGCGGCGGGTGCGGCCTTGCTGGCCTTCGTCCCGGCCAGCGCCAGTCAATCGGGCAAGCCGGCGACCAGCAACAGCGGCCGCATCGCCATCGGCGACGGGGTGGACGGGCGCATTTCCCGCAGTAACGCCACATACACCGTGCAGGGCCGCGCCGGGCAGCGCCTCCGCGCCGCGCTGAGCTCCGACGATTTCGACACGGTGTTGCGCCTGCGCGGACCCGGAGGGTTCGAGGTCGAGAACGATGATGCGGGCGGCTCGCTCAACAGTCTGGTCGATGCGGTCCTGCCGGTGGACGGGGCCTACAGCCTGACCGTATCGTCCTTCAACAACGAAGGCAGCGGCGCCTTTCGCTTGGGCACCATGGACCCTGCCCGCCCGGTCGGCGGCATCGCCCCGGCGATCGTGCTGGGGCAATCACTGACCGGCGCGCTGACACGGTCGGACGCCACGGCGCTGAGCGGCGAATACGTTGATTACTACGCCTTTACCGGCAGGCGGGGGCAAGCGGTCACCTTCGATCTGGGATCGGACAGCATCGATACGCTGCTCTCGGTCTACCTGCCTGACGGGCGGGTGGAATCGAACGACGATCTTTCCGCCGGAGAGAACACCAATTCGCGGCTTTCCATCACCCTGCCCGCGGATGGCACTTACCATGTTGCCGCCAGCAGCTTTGGCCGCGGCATGACGGGGCCTTACGCGGTGCGCCTTTCGGAAACGGCGGCAGGGGTGCGCACGGTGCGGCCCGCGGGCGGACAGGCGCAGGTCTATGCGCTGACCATCGGGGTCGCCGATTACGAGCGGATGAGCACGCTGTCCCGCACCGATGAGGACGCCACCCGCATCGCTGCGGCGCTGCGCAACCAGGGCATACTGGCAGAAGGAAGCGCCAACCTCGTCAATGCCGACGCCACCCGCGCCAACGTGCGCCGCGCGCTTGACCGGATGGCAGCGGCCATGGGCCCGGACGACCTGCTGATGGTGTTCTACTCCGGCCATGGCGACAAGGTGGAGGGCATGACCACCGAACGCGACGGCAGTGCCGAGACCATGGAGCTGTTCGACGCTGCGCTCTACGATTACGAACTGGCCGACTGGATGGCGGACATCGAGGGTCGCGTGCTGCTGGTGATGGACAGCTGCTTTTCGGGCGGGTTCGACCAGATCGTGGATGCCCGCGATGAACGGATGGGCGTGTTCAGCTCGGATGCCGATACCCTCAGCCTGGTCGCCACCGAGAACAAGGCCGGCGGCTATATCAGCGCCATCTTCCGGGCCGCGCTGGAGGGCGAGGCGGACCTTGATCGCGACGCCGCGCTGACCGCGGGCGAGCTGTCGGAATTCATGCGGATGCGCTTCTACCGCACCATTCTCGACAATCCGCTAGCGACCGATGCGCAGGATTTTCGTGACGCGATGACGCCCGGGTGGCAGCACATCGTGATCGACCGCGGCGGCGACGGCATGGCGCACGGTCAGGTGCTGATGACCCTTGGCGGTGGACCGCGTCAGGTCGCCCGCGCCAACTGA